One window of Fusarium keratoplasticum isolate Fu6.1 chromosome 2, whole genome shotgun sequence genomic DNA carries:
- a CDS encoding Palmitoyltransferase: MSSFKTIVLLILFISFMVFVAFFGRLPALRRTPIAFLYKVIWVYIPNGVLGMDNILTGGRVSKYLSRFGNYMVHERHWTVVIFFLLIMSIGEYMYLPEAWSKIGTFSKFTVAITVFLPYLFLYLACAADPGYITPENHEYYLSLYPYDHTLFHPGHVCRTCKLLKPARSKHCNLCKRCVAKADHHCVFINSCVGYGNQHYFVLLLASTALLCTYGGVLGLSIITARIPRWSPHWSWWKPKSMDWTEYVAAWGWAIQDNVNMGATALLAILTAPLVWGLLLYTIYLIWSGTTTNETLKWSEWKEDMQDGYAFRRSMPANRRKNERVEPRYTRWPVETEQILITTQDGRPPKDDAPIPGEGPWERVWGLGHVENLYDMGFWDNLVDVFVADYAFGQSSDDLNVERRRRR, translated from the exons ATGAGCTCGTTCAAAACCATCGTGTTGTTGATTCTTTTCATCTCTTTCATGGTCTTTGTGGCCTTTTTTGGAAGATTACCTGCTCTAAG GCGAACTCCAATAGCCTTTCTATACAAGGTGATATGGGTTTACATCCCCAATGGCGTTCTGGGGATGGACAATATCCTCACTGGAGGGAGGGTATCCAAATATTTATCACGGTTTGGTAACTATATGGTGCACGAGAGGCACTGGACTGTTGTG atcttcttcttgctcatcATGAGCATTGGCGAGTACATGTACCTTCCTGAAGCTTGGTCCAAGATTGGAACTTTTTCCAAGTTTACTGTCGCCATAACCGTCTTCCTCCCTTACCTGTTTCTCTATCTTGCGTGCGCCGCCGACCCCGGCTACATCACGCCTGAGAACCATGAGTACTACCTCTCTCTCTACCCTTACGACCATACCCTGTTCCATCCTGGACACGTCTGCCGGACCTGCAAGCTTCTTAAGCCTGCTCGATCCAAGCACTGCAACCTCTGCAAGCGTTGCGTAGCCAAGGCTGATCACCACTGCGTCTTTATCAACTCATGCGTCGGCTATGGGAATCAGCACTACTTTGTGCTCTTGCTCGCATCCACTGCCCTTCTATGTACATACGGTGGTGTTCTTGGGTTATCGATCATCACAGCGAGAATACCCAGATGGAGCCCTCACTGGTCTTGGTGGAAGCCCAAAAGCATGGACTGGACAGAGTACGTGGCTGCTTGGGGATGGGCGATCCAAGACAACGTCAACATGGGCGCCACagccctcctcgccatcctcacgGCTCCTCTCGTCTGGGGTCTTCTTCTCTACACGATCTATCTCATTTGGAGCGGTACCACCACAAACGAGACACTCAAGTGGTCAGAGTGGAAGGAGGACATGCAGGACGGCTACGCGTTCCGCCGCTCTATGCCAGCCAATCGACGAAAGAATGAACGTGTCGAGCCTCGCTATACTCGCTGGCCCGTTGAGACGGAGCagatcctcatcaccacgcAAGACGGACGACCTCCGAAGGACGACGCCCCGATTCCTGGAGAAGGACCTTGGGAGAGAGTCTGGGGTCTCGGCCATGTCGAGAATCTTTACGACATGGGATTCTGGGATAACTTGGTCGACGTCTTTGTGGCAGACTATGCGTTTGGTCAGAGTTCTGACGACCTCAATGTCGAGAGGCGTCGCCGGCGATGA